DNA from Sphaerodactylus townsendi isolate TG3544 linkage group LG08, MPM_Stown_v2.3, whole genome shotgun sequence:
AACTATGAACTAATGCCCTTGTCCTGTAAGTGCAACTATATTTCCTCGTGGACTTTTAGTCAACACAATCATTTACCCAAACTTTATTTTCTTATATTAATATGTATTCTATTCACATTTCTGTTCTCGTTTGACAATGTGCTATGAAATATTAAGTGTGTTTACATGTTACATATCTTAAGTGTTTACTGTCCCAAATATTTTCCGTGATAAAAACGAGTCAAGCTGAGTGATGTGCCGAAATCTTTAAAGAAAGAGTTTGCCGTCACCTAACAAGAAGTACAGATGGGACACGATGTAACAAGGACAGGAAAGAAAATTACGCGCCATATGGAGGATGGTGAGACTAAGCTATTCACAGATCACACAGGAATAAATATAGAACAACTTGTGTTAGTGGAAACTGCGTTAAACACATCACACTGGTATTCTCCAGTATCACTGTGGATTGTGCCACAGTTAGCAATAGTCCAGTTATCCCTGGATATCTGGATCCAAGGGCTACTTCCAAGAGGAACTCAGTTGTAAAACCAGCTGAGAGGCTTCTATAGAGGTGTCCTCACATGTTACAACAACAGACCTAATTAACTCTAGAGGGAAGGCAGACAGATTGGGTTTGCAGGTGGAAGAAACAGCATCATTGACAATCCACGTTTCTATGGGAACAAAAATGAAAGGTAAATCATAGGCTTGTCCTGTAACAGTTGAGTGTGGAAGGCAGGTTTAAAGTCCAGGAGATGAAGAAATAATGGATCTTTGAGGGATCTTATGATAACTGTTAAGATGTGACTGTCATATTGCCGGCTGAAATCAGAGGAGTACCGTTTGAGGAGCATCACCTCCCGCAATCAGTAGGTACATATTgccaataaattaataaaacaattgATTATAGAGACATACATTTCAACTTGAACAAATAACCAATTATCAATACAACTAAGCTATGTTCagaagtaaccccccccccatctcaggaATGTCTCACTAACCTTCTAGAGATCTTCAAAAGTTTTAATAAATAGGCAGACAAGAATGAGGCAGTAGACATTATTTGGATTTTCAGAAAGATTTGATGAAATCTTGCACTAATGACTGTGAGCAAGCTTCAGAGTCATGGGATAAATTGTCCCTTTGCACCTTGGTGAGAAAGCTTAGCTTCGGTCACAATAAAGTAATAACACTGTCATTCTCCACTTTACTGGGATGTGAAGTttccagtgggagaaaaaaaaagtttacagcAGGGGTGGGGCCCAGCATAAGCCCCATCCCACTCACTGTTGCCACCTGCACTACTATCCCCTTCCTTAAAGGTAAGGGTCgcctgtgcaaacaccaggtcattactgacccaaagGTGATAGAGCTTTGAGCGTAATTTACCACTACGCCACAGGGTTCTATCACCTGGTCATCTGCTATGAAATGCTGACTGCCAGCAGCTCTCCTGCCCCAGCTACCTCCGAACAGGCTCAGACCCTATGCCAGGGTGTAATGGGGCTGCAGTCAGATGCCTTCCAAGCATCCTCCAGTGGTTGTCTGAGGCTACCTTGTTAAGGTGAGGACTTTGCCTCTAAGACCATTGAGTGCTGAACAAACTGAAATGGGCAAGGAAAAGAAGGGAGTAAATCAGTAGCTTTGGAGCCCTCTTTCTGCCCAAAGCCAAGTGCAATGCACTGGGAGACGCAGGTCCTTGCCTGAACCCCTGGAGAGCAGCTCTCGCTCAACAACATGCTGTGGGCGGTCCTGTAGCTTCCTGTGTTTTCCTGTGGATGCCTGGAAAAGATGGAAGGGTAATCCACGCAGAATCATAGGGTTGAAAgcccacaagagccatcaagtccaaccccttgcaacgCAGGAGCACACAAAGCATATGTCAGGAGTTGCAAGGGGTTAGACTtgaaggcccttgtggtctcttccaactctatgattctatagtccCTCTAGTGCCTATCCACAAAACTGCAACAATCCAGAAAACTGCAACTTCAGTCATGATAAAGTAATAATGCTGTCATTCTCCACTTTACTGGAATGGCTATCCAATTCAGGTGGCCATCCAATTCAAGTACCTGTTGGAAGTCACCAGTTTCACCAACTACATTGGAGAAGTCATTCCTATTGCTTGCAAAGTAttgcaaaatattattttcattttttttcagtcacAGCAATATAGTTTGTATTACTATCAATAGCCAATGCCTATAAAAACTTCCTTCCCAGCTGTTGTCAACAACTTCAaacatgaaaaaaacagaaatagaacCCAGTCCCCACAAATCATTATTAATTATCCCCAGTAATAAAGTGGAGCTCACCTTTGACAGCAAGACCTGAGAGTCTCCTAAGTAAAGTCCAAAAGCAAAACTCTCTTACCTACCATTTTTCCAAAGATATTTGGACTCACTCTTTCATAAATGCTTGCCACATGTTTGTGGGCGTTCCCATGTATCTGAAATGCTGATAAGCAGAGTACTCTATACAGTGTGCGGTATTTGAGaagagggttggagggcagtgcgATGTGGTCTGAATTCCTGAACATACCGTTGTGGCTGTACTTCCTGGCTGACAGTTGTCTGAACAAGTCATGCCAGCAGATCTCATGTTCATGAGCTTTGCAGTGTGCAGGCTTCCTGAGCAGCCAGGGATGCTGATCTGAGGAAAGCACCTTTGCGATTACAGCAATTCCATGAACCTCTAGGAAACGACAGAAGTcgcctgtttttttgttttttttaagggtcCAAACTACGTTACGCGCTCAATACAACTTCGGGGAAGGTTACTAGCACCCAGCACCCTGGCAGAAGGCGTCTTGCCAGCTGCGGAACCAAAAGTGCCCGGTACTGAAGGGAAGGAGCGCCAATTTCCCGACGAAGACGCGTTGGCGCATGCGCCTgacttcccttttttttcctgcccgATCTGTTTCACAGCAATGGCGTCCGTGCTGCTGCAGGGTCTGGTAGTCCAGACTTACCGCCGTTTTCTGACTGCCGCTGCCAGCCGTGTCGCGCTCCGCCCGCAGCCGCGCCGAGAGAACAAGCGCTGGGTCCGCGCTTACCTGGAGCAGCAGCGCGCGCTGGAGCCCCCGATGCGCCGGTGAGGGAGGGTCTCGCCTTCCGCCCTCCGCCGCCAGGGCGCTTCCGTCCGAATGGGCGACTCTGGGGCTCGCGAGGAGGTGCCCGGGGCGGCCTTGGGGGACGGTCTGTTGGGATTTAGAGCCAGGGCTTTGCTGAAGGTGCAGGGCTTTGCTGAAGGTGCCTTTGCAGCCTCCAAAAAAGAGATGTTCTAGGAAAGTGGGCGGTCCGTTTTTCTTGGGTGCCCAACTCGCTTGGAGAGCCTtcttgagccagcgtggtgcagtggctaagagcaggtggattcttatttggacaaccgggtttgatttccctttcctccacatgagcacctgagtcttatctggtgaacccgatttgtttccccactcctacccattcctgctgggtgaccttgggccagttggagttttttcagaactctctcagccccacctaccccacaaggtttctgttgtggggagaagggaaaggagtttgtaaacttccttgggtctccttgcagaagagaaaggtggggtataaatccaaactcttcttcttcttaaagagggAATCTTGCTTTGCGGATCACCCAACAGGAACCTGGGGGGTGAGCTGGACTTCTGGAAAAAGATATACCTAAACTGACAGTGTGGCCTAGTAATTTAAATGCccaactgggatctgggagattcTGGTTAAAATCCGATTCTGGGACAGCAGCTTACTTGGTGGTCTTGGCCAGCCATACACTCTCAGTGTAACCTTCTTTATAGGATAGTGGTTGCgataggataaaatggaagagcagGAAATAGCGGAAAAACAACCATAAAATGTGCTAAAAAATTAATTCCTGAGTGACTTAAGAAGAGTTGACACTTTTTAAACTGGAGAGAGTGAATGTGTGTATGGGATGAATGGAGTTGTGTGAGGCTGGCCCTACCCAGGTGCGTGTTGACAGAATCTACAAAGGTAGTTTCTGTATAATTGATCAGGACTCTGCATTTGCCAGAGTTTCTGATCATGGGCACacattatatataccaaatatgtGAGTGATTGGGGCCAGTGTGTTCATTCCCATTCCTTGATACACACACTCACTTGCCCAGTTTGTAACAGCTCCTAAGATACCAGAGAGATAGAACACATGCAATTGCCATTCCTTGTGGTGTACTCTGAAGCTTTTACTCATGCACTTGCATGTGAGAAATAGAATAAAATCTGTGTACAAAATTGTGGTAATCTGGCTAAACTGCAGTCGGTTTCCTAAATAGAATTATTTTCTATATAAAGTATGCCATGTATAAAGTGAAATTATTGTACAGTCAGGTTCTTGGACTGTCTGTCACTTTGCAACCAAAGGAGTGTAAAATATCAGGGAAATACAGAACAATCCTCAATATGTTTTTTTATGATATTATTCCCAGTCAGTTTAATGGGGCTTGATTCCTGGTAACAGTTTtatatttctttgaaatattgTTTGCATTCTCTATTTGAAGTTTCCCAAAACAGAAACTGAATATGGAAATGGGATTCATTGAAAAATTCAGTTCAGTGCAGTACTTTTCTTTAGTACAGTTTGTCCCAAAGTCTGTTAAAGATTGTTTTGTGAAATCAGTGGTTTTGTTGCTAATTATTATCTATTTTTCCATTATGCAGCTCTGAAAAACCTAATTGGGATTACCATGCAGAAATACTAGCATTTAGTCATCGATTGCATGAGAAGTTTTCCTTGGATATTCTCAAAACTGCCTTCATTAATCGTTGTTACATTAAAAGTGAAGAAGCCAGACGCAAAATGCTGGgactagaaaaagaagaaattgcTCTTAATCTCAAGGACAACCAACAACTTTCAGAGCAGGGGGCTGCTTTTTCTCATTCATATCTCACAGAATGCTTTGAAAAGGCCTTTCCAAAAATTCCACCAGCTGGCATTGAGGCTATTGTTAACTTTCTCACTAGTGAAGAACTGGTATCTTATTTGGCCAAAAACTTGTCTTTACAAGACTTGACACTTTGCGCAGAATTTCCTGTACCACCTAACGTGCTTCAGCAAACACTCTTTGCTGTAATAGGCGCATTGCATCAAAGCAGTGGCCCTCAGAGAACAGAGATCTTTGTCAGGGTGAGTTATTGTACAGTATAACATTGTTATGTATAGCAGAATTTATAGTTCTTTGGCACCCATCCAAGGCTACAGAGCTTCCTGTTACAACACACGAATAATGAATTGCATCCTGTTACTCAAAAGTCAATAGAGGGTAATTGCCTATAACCCTCCTGTTTAATTATCTAGCTTGTACTCTATGAAGTATTTGTGCATAATTGAAGAAGAAACTAAGCAGCCTGGGCAATAGAAAGGGAATGTGCCTTAGGGAAATTCAAAGTTTCCAATATTGTTACAGAATCTGAATTTGGGGACTTTTGCTTTATCAACATCTAACATCCCTGCTTGACCTTCTATCCATTCAGATGTCACTCAGCTCATTCCAGTTGTTACACTTGTAGTATACAACATTAAGAGAAAAAAAGTCCGCTTAATAATTTAATAGGATTTTTGGAAactatttatgtcatttatagttcacttctctcacagaggctcattccgcacatgcagaataatgcactttcaaactgctttcagtgttctttgatgctgtgcggaatggcaaaatccacttgcaaacagttgtgaaagtggtttgaaaacgcattgttttgcatgtgtggaaggggccagagactcaAGGACTTCTGAAGTGAAAATCTAATGCATGCACATCCAGCTAGACATTTTGATTGTTATATTTTCTTGTGTGCTGGCTTTTTATTGGGACTGCTAAACGTTCTGTGGCAAAAAGTGAGGTTCCTTGGCCTGATTAAATGACCAACCCCATCACATATCTTTTGCAGTGTCACTGCTGAGTTGAGAAacactatttattttaattaattcgTTCTTCTCCAATTTAGATATGCAGCCTGAGAACCCCTTCCCCTTCTTGCTGTTCTGCTGTCAAGCAGACAAGTTGGTTGCTTGCAAACAACAGATAGGTCAGCAAATAAACAATTCTCATCCAGCCCTTTTGGACTTTTCTGACTACATGCAAAGTGTATCCTCTGTAATAAAGTCTCTGGGGTGCCTAATGTTACAATATCATTCACCCCAGAAAGAAGAGCTGGGGAAGGTCCACCATTTTGGGAAGACTATTTTCTGAGTTTGAGGCCCCTTCCTCATGGGCAAAGtgcagcaggttgcagtcgggactAAGCAACCTGTGTTGCCGTCGTGGCATTTATATGTTTCCATGTAGGCAGCAAACGGAGCCTGCAGAGGCAATGCTGGTTGCCGTTGCCCCTTCACTCAcctctctctgctgcatagctacaaagccaggcaggcatgaacctccacagccatgctacCATCCCTGTGCCGCTAAGTAGCTGCGCAGCAGAGAGGCGGCgactgggggaaaaaagggaagtgtAGCCAAGTAACATGCTTCTTGGGGCAGCCATTCGCTTGGCTGCGACTGCAATTcacgttaaaactaaagaattgttgatagtgcgattcttgaaaaactcagttgggggggggggacgcagagcgGACTcgcgttaggagtgggatccatgcgaagttcctcCCGAACACAGATTTTATGCCGTGGTTAGCCcacatttattggcctgtgcagaaggggcctgagtcatgCTCGCAATTTTGGGGCTCTTTTTCCTGTTcaaatttgggggtgggtgagGAAGGTTGCCCTATCCTTAGTTATTAGCAGGCATTCCAGAGTGCAGAGCTGTTGGTGAACAGGAATTGGTGCCTTTCCTGAAAGAGCCTTCCTTGTCCTCAGACTTGAGGAATATAATTCACAGGTAAACTGTCATTctcaaacacccctccccccccttacaTTAACACATCAGAAGGTTTCTTTTTACTAGTATTAACAAAGATGCCTTGTGGTGTGTGGTGGCTGAGGGGTAAGTTGATTTGTGGTAGGTACATTTCTTGCAAAAACTATGTATAATGTATGTCTTTGACTTTAAGGCATTACAACCTTTGTTGGATGGCTTCAGTGAAATTATGACCTAAGACATTCAAAATAACAAGCTTTGGCACTTGGAACAATACATAGGAGACATTTCACCATTATTTCTTCCACATCACAGGGGTCAGGGGTAtggcacccccatcccccaatatGGAAATCCACTTAAAAAATTTTTGGCCCTCTCTTTGTACCCAAGtatatcttatttttttcttttcttttaacttttaaaatgaaattgtgtatatttatggtattaaaattgCTGGCCTTCGCATGTCgttgcttctgcaaaactcccctaaaattcccatttaatttcttatgccaacccgcAGTATATCAGAACCACAGTGaggaaagttgtgatgtggaagggataacagtATAAGACTCATTATGACTGTAGTTGTAAAATAGGTCTCAGCCACACTTTGTATTTCTGTTCTTCTATTGTATCTTTAATTTCTTTGTATATCAGGAATCAAAACATGGCCCCTAttgacttttcttcctttttctgttcAGGACTTCTTCATTCCCCAGTTGATAGGAAAAGACCTATTTGAACTTTGGAATGTGGTAAACCCCATGGGCTTACTGGTGGAAGAACTGGCCAAGAGGAATGTGTCTGCTCCAGAGCCAAGGCTAACAAGACAGTCAGGAGCCACCACTGCCTTACCATTGTTCTTTGTTGGATTGTACTGGTTAGTAAGACTCTAGTCCACTTATCTGTTATGTTTACATCCTACTTTTGTTCTGTCATGGAACTGAAGGAGGTTTATGAGGGGTAACTCCTGGCAATGCCATCAGCTACCTACCAGACTCATTAGTTTCAGCAGTGTTTCACAAACATATGGCTACCAACTGAGGCCAATTCCACATTTTGTGGACCTTGGACAACGGGATAAAATTGCCCATTTCTCTTTTGGTGGTTCCTCCTCTAGTTCCTCCTCTTTCCTACAGTGGCCCCACTCTTcctctttatttatttcagaGATTTCTTTGTCACCTCTTAAGAGTTctgctcaaagcagtttacaattcaaATGAATTATCAGTATAAAAATACAACCCTGACCTGTATAGCCCAGGCTTGCTtgtcttggaagctaaatagggttgaccctggtcagtttttggatgggggacctccaaggaatatcagggttgctatgca
Protein-coding regions in this window:
- the MRPL44 gene encoding 39S ribosomal protein L44, mitochondrial; the protein is MASVLLQGLVVQTYRRFLTAAASRVALRPQPRRENKRWVRAYLEQQRALEPPMRRSEKPNWDYHAEILAFSHRLHEKFSLDILKTAFINRCYIKSEEARRKMLGLEKEEIALNLKDNQQLSEQGAAFSHSYLTECFEKAFPKIPPAGIEAIVNFLTSEELVSYLAKNLSLQDLTLCAEFPVPPNVLQQTLFAVIGALHQSSGPQRTEIFVRDFFIPQLIGKDLFELWNVVNPMGLLVEELAKRNVSAPEPRLTRQSGATTALPLFFVGLYCDKKLLAEGTGETILAAEDEASRVALRKLYGFTENRQPWDYSAPKLEQRAENVISSS